In Mytilus edulis chromosome 13, xbMytEdul2.2, whole genome shotgun sequence, a single window of DNA contains:
- the LOC139501783 gene encoding rootletin-like isoform X32, protein MSTPNTGQLTEENRILAAELNRVEDLLAASRAERDELGIKYNALSDKLEQNLKGEGDYGETPSKNLVQQNIELRRKLEEEHQSYKRKLQAYQDGQQRQAQLVQKLQAKVLQYKKKCEEIELQSQQDSYHKGLDSESRLRQEAENNMDHESALIKLEEEQQRSASLAHVNSMLREQLDQATAANQSLTNDIHKLTNDWQRAREELEGKEAEWREEEQSFNEYFSNEHGRLLSLWREVVAFRRSFGELKTATERDMSHLRSDVTKASRSMHSACLNLSANQRSSDTQLSVLLDREKQERMSLENQLRDKNREIGELQSRYDTHSAELNSKVNELTMLNEKLKIQAEEHNKTISNLQRNINNLETRLGEQRSYDLPETESSRQYREETDVIHEALRNIAEAVINDADELDAEGGRRSVSPSRNRSMSPTARARSPILRNRSKSPMARSRSPAFADATFSAVQAALNKRQLQVSELRAKLIASKDHNGQMRKNLDDVENERRRLEMQIINLKEDLDLSKRDKDDTSRERDRLRNSLNLTGNEKSQLEKVRYEMNEQVEGLQMENEKLQAANTELQRQRDNIEEDKEDVTKDKERQLKENDRCHRVIDQLEHKVSSIKEELVGTKEALNRALLDKEVLEQQKAEVSDALTKSEVQKSDLELEINRAKTEEAGLRDALHKMQQLNEGLGQDKIELNKMIIMLENEKASLQGEKSMLEQERCGIREELVRVEQEKMDLDTEKMGLNQTLELSEMTRQQLEEEITAIHREKGETTEQLNCVARHKQALAEELVSVRKEMERVNTNLKRIAIEKERLTQEKGELIVQVTDTERENRHQSEVISTLKADKDALESALYEVQEQARQLEVRKEQLEGENQELIIRKENLQSEINRLCKEKDADNEKFDFQREDLNRRLAQLERDMQMAITQEKQAHEDDVDRLSRERDNQRAEFESQREEMITQYNMEKEESNNKFDRMREELMEELAALQRDRDNSLMMAENDKQQTMSLLEQEKSTLGEKNNNLTMDLANANVEYERLKRDYYAKQEQDRTTINGLGSELKNFRSQFDETCMNHEKECKDLTNNIRELERQREGALREVAELKTQLKLVEENRDNIRRDLIEANRKIREGEETRDLMRKDIVELKRNINDEVREKDTISKTADELRNTVKRNEADKIELNRALQDNKQRCAVLDEQKANVQKEAGDLRASLREVEKARLEARRELQELRRQVKQLDGERNKLGKEVGDLQNRVARDEEKEEESRRTSFDLKQKVVETEASREALRKELANTQRKMGEVIEESRMKEKDYQMALEDSRRIERKMEDQRRNLEIQLENTGAENEELKLRLSGAEGRVNALEATLARLEGAKRDIEFKLSSIVSSLRRTIGFRQEMPRARSPVRSRSTSPRRSRPNSPAKGFENTYATTTEGRGSPIPRTGSPDRAGSPIRVSSRGVSPSRFEMAAVDVDPEAVRMALRDFVQQLANAERERDDALANTKSMGIQLQELEDEKGRVERRLEQLQKSLGDVEEDKRGIDGRLASAQTALMLQEETIRRNERERKIMQDKMNALERSLTSAETEKRQQLEKISKMKANEGRLDDDKRNLRQGLEDAENRCTKLELARRSLEGDLQRFKLLMNDKETENLVLTDRVETLNKQIQNLDSKAQSLQLTVDRLSLTLAKTEEDGIQQKDKVQSLNMSLSDNNAALNELQERIQQLQRALTSSEHDRRVLQERLDSTRQALNDAKKQNYDLLERVQTLQNDCSESEVRRAEVEGQLRQNHGVLVKRTETEQELNQIVQKLTQDKQNMQDHISNISRNLSTVETQKTEMERTYIRLEKDKSALRKTLDKVEREKLKTEEIANTSLMEKGSLDRSLARLDEDNCDLNKQVQQLQAQLAEAEQQHAQRLIDVTTRHRAETEMETERLRTAQMQAERMLETRERSNRTKIKGLEETVATLKDQLSTEMKKRQLYISRSARTGDEIRDIRSILDSSLSNVTRDQSLDPLIMETETRKLDESLEFRGSYRSQPRRRTSPNRTPMKYSDRLTSTPAMRRTQSPIALRKKLLK, encoded by the exons CTTGAACAGAACTTGAAGGGAGAAGGCGACTACGGTGAAACACCATCTAAAAATCTTGTCCAGCAGAACATCGAGTTACGGAGGAAACTAGAGGAGGAACATCAAAGTTATAAACGTAAACTCCAGGCATACCAAGACGGACAACAGAGACAAGCTCAACTTGTACAGAAACTTCAAGCCAAG GTTCTGCAGTACAAGAAAAAGTGTGAGGAAATCGAG TTACAATCTCAACAAGACTCCTATCATAAGGGTTTAGACAGTGAAAGTCGCCTCCGTCAGGAAGCAGAAAACAACATGGATCACGAATCAGCTTTGATCAAGTTAGAAGAGGAACAGCAGAG GAGTGCCAGCTTGGCCCATGTAAATTCTATGCTCAGAGAGCAGCTGGATCAAGCAACGGCAGCCAACCAGTCCCTCACTAATGATATCCACAAGCTGACCAACGATTGGCAGAGAGCTAGGGAAGAACTAGAAGGCAAGGAAGCAGAATGGAGAGAGGAGGAACAG TCATTTAATGAATACTTCAGCAATGAGCATGGACGCCTCCTCTCATTGTGGCGGGAAGTTGTAGCTTTCCGTCGCAGTTTCGGTGAGTTGAAGACAGCAACAGAACGTGACATGTCTCATCTTCGTTCTGATGTCACCAAGGCATCAAGGAGCATGCACTCTGCCTGTCTCAACCTGAGTGCCAACCAGAGAAGCTCAGATACACAACTTTCGGTTCTGCTGGATCGGGAAAAACAGGAAAGAATGTCTCTTGAGAACCAACTTAGAGATAAGAACAGGGAGATAGGAGAACTTCAGTCTCGCTATGATACTCATAGTGCTGAACTCAACTCCAA GGTCAATGAGTTGACAATGTTGAATGAGAAATTGAAGATTCAGGCTGAAGAACATAACAAAACCATCAGCAATCTTCAACGTAACATCAACAACTTGGAGACACGTCTTGGTGAACAGCGCAGTTATGATCTTCCCGAAACTGAATCTTCCCGTCAGTACCGTGAAGAAACAGATGTCATTCATGAGGCTCTTAGAAACATTGCTGAAGCTGTTATCAATGACGCTGATGAACTTGATGCTGAAGGAGGAAGACGATCAGTATCACCTTCAAGAAATAGGTCAATGTCACCAACTGCCAGGGCAAGGTCACCAATTCTAAGAAACAGATCCAAATCTCCCATGGCTAGGTCAAGGTCTCCTGCCTTTGCCGATGCTACTTTCTCCGCTGTCCAAGCAGCCTTAAACAAACGTCAACTCCAGGTATCAGAACTGAGAGCTAAGTTGATAGCCAGTAAGGATCATAATGGACAGATGAGAAAGAACCTGGATGATGTGGAAAATGAGAGACGTAGACTGGAAATGCAGATTATCAACCTGAAAGAGGATCTGGACTTATC GAAAAGAGACAAAGATGATACCTCTAGAGAGAGAGACAGGCTCAGGAATTCTCTAAACTTAACAGGAAATGAGAAGTCACAGCTAGAGAAAGTTCGTTATGAAATGAACGAACAAGTAGAAGGGCTTCAGATGGAGAACGAAAAACTCCAGGCTGCCAACACGGAACTACAGAGACAGAGGGACAACATTGAGGAGGACAAAGAGGACGTTACTAAAGACAAGGAGAGGCAACTTAAGGAGAATGATAGATG TCACAGAGTCATTGACCAGTTAGAACACAAAGTCAGCAGTATTAAGGAGGAGCTTGTTGGAACTAAAGAGGCTCTCAACAGGGCACTTTTGGACAAGGAGGTTCTTGAACAACAGAAGGCTGAAGTCA GTGATGCATTAACTAAATCTGAAGTTCAGAAGTCTGACCTTGAACTTGAAATAAACAGAGCCAAGACAGAAGAGGCTGGTCTTAGAGACGCCTTACACAAGATGCAACAACTGAATGAAGGTCTAGGTCAGGACAAGATTGAACTTAACAAGATGATTATTATG CTAGAGAATGAGAAGGCCTCACTACAGGGAGAGAAATCCATGTTAGAACAGGAGAGATGTGGAATCAGAGAAGAATTGGTCCGTGTAGAGCAGGAGAAGATGGATCTTGATACAGAGAAAATGG GACTGAACCAGACATTAGAACTGAGTGAGATGACAAGACAACAATTAGAAGAAGAAATCACTGCTATACATAGAGAAAAAGGAGAAACTACAGAACAACTCAACTGT GTTGCAAGACATAAACAAGCATTGGCTGAAGAATTGGTGTCTGTCAGGAAAGAAATGGAGAGGGTTAATACCAACCTCAAACGTATTGCTATTGAGAAGGAGAGACTCACACAAGAGAAGGGTGAACTGATTGTTCAGGTCACTGACACTGAGAGGGAAAATCGTCACCAGAGTGAAGTTATCTCCACTTTAAAGGCAGATAAGGATGCCCTTGAAAGTGCCCTTTATGAAGTCCAGGAACAAGCTCGCCAATTGGAGGTCCGCAAGGAACAGTTGGAGGGAGAAAACCAAGAGTTGATCATCAGGAAAGAAAACCTACAAT CTGAAATCAACCGTCTTTGTAAGGAGAAGGATGCTGACAATGAGAAGTTTGACTTCCAGAGAGAGGACCTGAACCGTCGTCTGGCTCAACTGGAGCGTGACATGCAGATGGCAATCACACAGGAGAAACAGGCTCATGAAGATGATGTTGATCGTCTCAGCAGAGAAAGA GATAACCAGAGAGCTGAGTTTGAGTCTCAGAGAGAAGAGATGATCACACAGTATAACATGGAGAAAGAAGAGTCTAACAATAAGTTTGATAGAATGAGAGAGGAACTCATGGAGGAACTTGCTGCTTTACAGAGAGACAGGGATAACTCTCTTATGATGGCtgaaaatgacaaacaacag aCAATGTCATTATTGGAACAAGAGAAGAGTACTCTTGGAGAGAAGAATAACAATCTGACCATGGATCTGGCCAATGCTAATGTGGAGTATGAGAGACTAAAACGGGATTACTATGCCAAACAAGAACAAGATAGGACTACCATTAACGGTCTCGGCAGTGAATTGAAGAATTTCCGTAGCCAGTTTGATGAAACTTG CATGAACCATGAAAAGGAATGCAAGGATCTAACAAACAATATTAGAGAGCTGGAAAGACAGAGAGAAGGAGCACTTAGAGAGGTGGCTGAACTCAAAACTCAACTCAAACTTGTCGAGGAGAATCGTGACAATATTCGTAGAGATCTTATCGAGGCTAATCGTAAAATCAGAGAGGGAGAAGAAACTAGAGATCTCATGAGAAAAGACATTGTTGAACTTAAACGCAATATAAACGATGAAGTGAGAGAGAAGGACACCATTAGTAAGACAGCTGACGAACTCAGAAATACAGTGAAGAGGAACGAGGCTGACAAGATTGAACTGAACAGAGCATTACAGGACAATAAACAAAGATGTGCAG TATTGGATGAGCAGAAGGCGAATGTTCAGAAAGAGGCAGGTGACTTAAGAGCCAGTCTACGTGAAGTTGAGAAAGCTCGTCTTGAGGCACGTCGTGAGTTGCAAGAGCTACGTCGTCAAGTGAAACAATTAGACGGAGAGAGGAACAAGCTAGGAAAGGAAGTGGGAGACCTGCAGAACAGGGTGGCTAGGGATGAAGAAAAAGAGGAAGAGTCCAGGAGAACTTCATTCGATCTCAAACAAAAG GTGGTTGAGACAGAAGCCAGCCGTGAAGCCCTCAGAAAGGAACTTGCAAACACCCAGCGTAAGATGGGTGAAGTTATTGAGGAGAGCAGAATGAAAGAGAAAGATTACCAGATGGCACTTGAAGACAGCCGCAGAATTGAAAGGAAAATGGAGGACCAAAGGCGTAACTTGGAAATCCAACTTGAAAATACAGGTGCTGAGAATGAAGAATTGAAATTGAGGTTGAGTGGAGCCGAAGGACGAGTCAATGCCCTTGAAGCAACCCTTGCCAGACTAGAGGGTGCTAAACGTGACATCGAATTCAAACTTAGTAGCATTGTGTCAAGTTTGAGAAGGACCATTGGATTCAGACAAGAAATGCCAAGAGCCCGCAGTCCAGTTAGGTCCCGATCCACCAGCCCAAGGCGGTCCAGACCAAACTCTCCAGCTAAAG GATTTGAGAATACATATGCCACCACTACTGAAGGTAGAGGTAGTCCTATTCCAAGAACTGGGTCACCTGATAGAGCAGGAAGTCCAATCAGAGTGTCATCACGTGGAGTGTCACCTTCCAGATTTGAAATGGCAGCTGTTGATGTAGACCCAGAGGCTGTCAGAATGGCTCTCCGTGACTTTGTACAACAGTTGGCAAATGCTGAGAGAGAAAGG GATGATGCTCTCGCCAACACAAAGAGTATGGGAATACAACTTCAGGAATTAGAAGATGAGAAGGGCAGAGTAGAGAGACGTTTAGAACAATTACAGAAATCTCTTGGAGATGTAGAGGAAG ACAAACGTGGTATTGATGGACGTCTTGCAAGTGCCCAGACCGCCTTGATGCTCCAAGAGGAGACAATTCGTCGCAATGAAAGGGAACGCAAGATTATGCAAGATAAAATGAATGCTTTAGAGCGCAGCCTGACCTCTGCAGAGACAGAGAAACGCCAACAGTTGGAGAAGATAAGTAAGATGAAGGCTAACGAGGGCAGACTGGATGATGATAAACGTAACTTAAGACAGGGTCTTGAAGATGCTGAGAACAGATGTACTAAACTAGAACTAGCTCGTAGATCTCTAGAGGGTGACTTACAGAGGTTCAAACTGTTGATGAACGATAAAGAAACAGAAAATCTG gTCCTGACAGACAGAGTAGAAACTCTGAACAAACAGATACAAAACCTTGACAGCAAAGCCCAGTCCTTACAGTTAACTGTAGACAGATTGTCTCTTACCTTGGCTAAAACTGAAGAGGATGGTATTCAACAGAAAGACAAG GTACAGTCATTGAACATGTCCTTATCAGACAACAATGCTGCCCTTAATGAGTTACAGGAACGTATCCAACAGTTACAGAGGGCACTCACCAGCAGTGAACATGATCGTAGGGTACTGCAAGAAAGATTAGATTCCACTAG ACAAGCTTTGAATGATGCCAAGAAACAAAATTACGACCTCCTAGAACGTGTACAGACATTACAGAATGACTGTTCTGAAAGTGAAGTCAGAAGGGCAGAGGTTGAAGGTCAACTCCGTCAGAATCATGGT GTGCttgttaagagaacagaaactgaACAAGAACTGAACCAGATTGTACAGAAACTAACCCAGGATAAACAGAACATGCAGGACCATATCTCAAATATATCTCGTAATCTGTCCACTGTTGAGACACAGAAAACAGAGATGGAGAGAACATACATCAGACTGGAGAAAGATAAATCTGCTCTCAGGAAAACTTTAGATAAG GTTGAACGTGAAAAACTGAAGACAGAAGAGATCGCTAACACTTCACTGATGGAAAAGGGATCCTTAGATAGATCATTGGCTCGTCTGGACGAAGATAACTGTGATCTCAATAAACAAGTACAACAGCTCCAGGCACAGTTAGCAGAGGCTGAGCAACAACATGCTCAGAG GTTGATTGATGTAACCACAAGACATAGAGCTGAAACAGAGATGGAGACAGAGAGACTCCGAACTGCTCAGATGCAAGCTGAAAGAATGCTTGAAACAAGAGAGAGATCAAATAGAACTAAAATCAAGGGTCTTGAAGAAACA GTTGCCACATTGAAAGACCAACTGTCAACTGAAATGAAGAAACGTCAGCTTTATATTTCCCGTAGTGCCCGTACCGGTGATGAAATCCGTGATATCCGATCCATACTGGACTCTTCATTATCAAACGTAACAAGGGACCAGTCTCTTGATCCGCTCATCATGGAGACAGAAACCAGGAAACTAGACGAATCCTTGGAATTCCGTGGAAGTTACAGATCACAACCAAGACGAAGAACAAGTCCAAATCGTACACCAATGAAATATTCTGATAGGTTGACATCAACACCTGCAATGCGTCGAACCCAGAGCCCCATAGCACTGCGtaaaaaactattgaaataa